From Polynucleobacter difficilis, a single genomic window includes:
- a CDS encoding ABC transporter ATP-binding protein, producing the protein MLTLHHVAKSYPLHGRMFPVLKGIDLTVTPGQKVAILGRNGAGKSTLIRLIGGLEKPDSGEIQSNMSISWPLGYAGGMQGSLTGLDNIYFLSRIYGVNPSEVKEYVSDFTELGAFLLEPVKTYSAGMRGRLAFALSMAFDFDCLLIDEGLSAGDSRFTQRCRDALDQRKDKAIVMVSHSQASIKEFCDQAYVLDQGRLNPFTSMNAAYQFYGNCH; encoded by the coding sequence ATGCTCACCCTCCATCACGTCGCCAAATCCTATCCGCTGCACGGCCGGATGTTCCCTGTTTTAAAGGGAATTGATTTGACGGTGACTCCAGGTCAAAAAGTGGCCATTCTGGGTCGTAATGGCGCCGGCAAGTCCACACTCATTCGCCTGATTGGCGGCCTAGAAAAACCCGACTCTGGCGAGATTCAATCGAATATGTCAATCTCCTGGCCTCTTGGCTATGCTGGCGGCATGCAAGGTAGCCTTACGGGCTTAGACAACATTTATTTTTTATCCCGCATCTACGGTGTTAACCCCAGCGAGGTAAAAGAATACGTCAGCGACTTTACTGAATTAGGCGCTTTTTTACTGGAACCCGTGAAAACCTATTCAGCCGGTATGCGCGGCCGTTTGGCTTTTGCTTTATCAATGGCATTTGACTTTGATTGCTTACTGATTGACGAGGGTTTATCGGCAGGCGATTCTCGGTTTACGCAGCGCTGCAGGGATGCGCTCGATCAACGCAAAGACAAAGCCATTGTGATGGTCTCGCATTCGCAGGCCAGCATTAAAGAATTTTGCGATCAGGCCTATGTCTTAGATCAAGGGCGACTTAACCCGTTTACATCCATGAATGCCGCCTATCAATTTTATGGCAATTGCCACTAA
- a CDS encoding ABC transporter permease has translation MPELITPTPQRKPFTQADFLHAATVQVRVIKALILREMITRFGRHNIGFLWMFVEPMMFSIGITILWTYMGGHAKGTIPVAGFALTGYSAIVAWRNSVGRTSSSIQANKALLYHRMVTIFDIAISRALLEWVAVSVSFVTLSILFTELGLMSLPVDPLQVVLGWVLLGWFVIAAGLLAVYLDERSEIFERVWHVAMYLTLPFTGAFTMVSWLPEAAQTILLYSPMVNAVEMLREGYFGVGINAKYSISYLVTCNIFLSGAALLLLQRVKKIITAD, from the coding sequence ATGCCTGAGCTAATTACCCCTACACCACAGCGTAAGCCATTTACCCAAGCGGATTTCTTGCATGCGGCAACAGTACAAGTGCGAGTAATTAAAGCACTGATCTTGCGCGAAATGATTACCCGCTTTGGTCGGCATAACATTGGCTTTTTATGGATGTTTGTCGAGCCCATGATGTTCTCGATTGGCATCACGATTTTATGGACCTATATGGGTGGTCACGCTAAAGGTACTATTCCGGTAGCGGGTTTTGCACTCACGGGCTACTCAGCCATTGTGGCTTGGCGCAATAGCGTTGGCAGGACCTCTTCGAGCATTCAGGCCAATAAAGCGCTGCTTTACCACCGCATGGTGACTATTTTTGATATTGCCATTAGTAGGGCCTTGCTTGAGTGGGTAGCCGTCTCCGTTTCCTTTGTAACCCTCTCAATTCTATTTACAGAGCTTGGGCTTATGAGCTTGCCCGTCGACCCGCTGCAGGTAGTGCTGGGCTGGGTTTTACTAGGCTGGTTTGTGATTGCGGCGGGCCTGCTTGCAGTCTACCTGGATGAGCGCTCCGAGATCTTCGAGCGCGTCTGGCACGTCGCCATGTACCTTACTCTCCCCTTTACCGGAGCTTTTACGATGGTGAGTTGGCTGCCCGAAGCCGCGCAAACCATTTTGCTGTACTCACCCATGGTCAATGCAGTTGAGATGCTGCGCGAAGGGTATTTTGGTGTTGGCATTAATGCCAAATACTCCATCTCGTATTTGGTCACCTGCAATATTTTTTTATCCGGCGCCGCCCTACTGCTTCTGCAGCGCGTGAAAAAAATCATTACGGCCGACTAA